One window of Quercus robur chromosome 5, dhQueRobu3.1, whole genome shotgun sequence genomic DNA carries:
- the LOC126728283 gene encoding uncharacterized protein LOC126728283, with protein sequence MRQLMRCIEEYKRLEDDWLQNKGKAPLLGRSRQGFAPARPKKDFRMQEPEAQIEGVNVTFKEPVHKILDRIKNESFFKWPNKMGSDPSRRNQNLYCTYHRDKGHTTEQCWVLKDHLEQLAKAGYLKEFVVDSVDQNSGQGVQQRRNPLPPPLGVIEVIHATPRGTAAAKGVLTVACIKGELPEKRIKVSRLTISFGEEDLQGTIQPHDDALVVIARISGFLVKRVMIDQGSGADVMYPDLFEGLGLKSQDLAKYDTPLVSFDGRVVVLEGQISLSVDMEGKEVIVTFIVVRSFSPYTTILGRSWIHAMKAVLSTLHVKVKFPTEYGVVVVQGNQQVARQCLVAAVRWKNEQLGQAEETEKEPL encoded by the coding sequence atgaggcagCTTATGAGGTGCATTGAGGAGTATAAACGCCTGGAAGATGATTGGCTACAAAATAAAGGGAAAGCCCCGTTGCTCGGGAGATCTCGGCAGGGCTTTGCCCCGGCAAGACCGAAAAAAGATTTCAGGATGCAAGAACCAGAGGCGCAAATTGAGGGAGTTAATGTGACGTTCAAAGAGCCTGTGCATAAAATTCTAGATCGGATCAAGAATGAATCATTCTTTAagtggccgaacaaaatggggagtgacccatctcggaggaaccagaACTTGTATTGCACATACCATAGGGACAaagggcacaccaccgagcagtgttgGGTACTGAAAGATCATCTCGAGCAGTTAGCAAAAGCGGGGTatctgaaagagtttgtagtgGACTCCGTTGACCAAAATTCCGGCCAAGGTGTTCAGCAGAGAAGGAATCCCCTCCCGCCACCATTGGGAGTGATCGAAGTCATCCATGCTACCCCGAGAGGTACGGCGGCAGCAAAAGGGGTACTGACAGTGGCTTGCATAAAAGGAGAACTACCCGAGAAGAGGATCAAAGTTAGTCGGCTAACCATCTCTTTTGGGGAAGAAGACTTACAGGGGACGATCCAACCTCATGATGATGCGTTGGTGGTAATAGCTCGGATAAGCGGGTTCTTGGTAAAAAGAGTGATGATAGACCAAGGAAGCGGGGCCGACGTGATGTACCCGGACTTGTTCGAAGGGCTCGGATTGAAGAGTCAGGATTTAGCGAAATatgacacgccattggtctcgtttgacggaaGGGTCGTGGTTCTCGAAGGGCAAATTTCTCTCTCAGTGGATATGGAAGGCAAGGAAGTAATAGTgaccttcatagtagtccgGTCATTCTCACCGTACACTACAATACTGGGAAGGTCGTGGATCCACGCAATGAAGGCCGTTTTGTCCACCCtgcacgtgaaagtaaaatttcccaCCGAGTATGGAGTCGTCGTGGTGCAAGGAAACCAACAAGTGGCTAGGCAATGTCTGGTCGCCGCGGTCAGATGGAAGAACGAACAGCTCGGGCAAGCGGAAGAGACCGAAAAAGAGCCTTTATAG